From the genome of Erinaceus europaeus chromosome 1, mEriEur2.1, whole genome shotgun sequence:
gaaggaaatGGCTCAGTAGTTTAAAAGATCACAGAGTCATATGAGATGTGaaaattcttattagtgatttaatattgatttacaaaaagtaCAAAATAGCAGCAGCGTAATTCCAcaacattcccactaccagagctagATGTCCCCACTCTCCATTGGAAACCTCAGTAGTtgtcccaaggccacagatgtgggttgactattatttctgtaaccatctgtctatgtttatatatttgcctatttttctctatagccctgtcttctcttcctttctaagtcacacctacatctttTACCACTTAAGCATATcttattttcctctcctctctctgagtcACAcataattggagttcagagccctctggtcattttcccctagcatttctcccgttctgggagtatggaccaaaattctttatttatatttgtttatttttccagagtactgctcagctctggcttatggtggcagtaCAGGGGCACTGAGCCTACAGctatggagcctcagccatgagggtctctttgcataccattatgctgtttacccccacccctgcaccaccaaaatgctttatggggtgcaaaaggaagGAGttgtgccttctgtaattgcttctctgctggacatgggtgttggcagtttgatccatacctcaagtctgtttctgtctttccctagtagggtagagctctggaagggacatatatttttttcaccttttttttttttttcctccacggttattgctgggctcggtgcctgcaccatgaatccaccgctcctggaggccattttttttccccttttgttgcccttgttgtagcctcgttgtggttattattattgccattgctgatgttgttcgttgttggataggacagagagggggagagaaagatagacacctgcagacacgcttcaccgcctgtgaagtgactcccctgcagttggggtgccgggggctcgaaccgggatccttacgctggtccctgcgctttgcaccacatgcgctcaacccactgagccaccgcctgacccccatggaACATACATTTATAAGGCATTTCAAAAATACTGCTGAGGATTAAGCTGCTCCTTTGTGTTGTAGGCCTAATGCTTCAGTAGTATGAGCCATCTCTTCTGCTCTGAGAGTTAAGAGTCCTTACAAAATGTTTTTGACAAgcttttgttagttttttttaaaactggtTACTGATATTCACACTGTAAATATGGTTGTTTGTAATGAACTTCTGTGTATAAAAGAAgtcaaaaatgtattttatgttcTTCGCAAACTTGATATATATACCTTTACCTGAGTTACAGAAGCTAGTGATTCCATGAGAATTTCTGTAATTGCCTTTTTTCCAGAATACTTTCTTGGGTCTTTGGCAATCCAATGATTTTCACTGTACTTAAGACTCCACTTTCACGTAAGATTTCCAATATTCTCACAAATACATTTTtctgtgtataaatatatatattttttaatttatttataaaaaggaaacattgactaatctCTTTTTAAGTCCTCTCACAATCACTCTCTTCAGGAAAATATACAGTGACCAACAGCTAATATCAATTCAGcgatatctaaaaataaatgtattaatcATCACATCAGCAGCACACCTTTGAAACATAGTTGTACAGATAACATACAGGCTTTACTCTGAACCATTCCTTACTCAGAAAGGATGAGCAAGACAACCTGTCTTTTGGAGGGACCCCAAAATGGAATCACaatactggggggtggggagctaaTGAAAGACAATACATCCCTCCATCTTCTTGTCTCCTGTGCTCACCTTAGGGCTAGAGTAAAGCAGGCCATGCATACACGTTGGGTTTGTCAGTATTTCATTCAGAAAAGTTATATTGCAATTCGTGTCTGCTCCCGTGCTGAGCAGTATCTGAGTGCCTGTTGTATGCAGAGCCCTGCACTGAATGTAATAAAGGGGTACTGCAAATGATAGAACACTGTCTCCTTAAAATATTTGGGTGGCAAAAATGTAAAATGCTGCATAATTTGGCCGGTTTCTATATTGTAAAAACTAAAAGTTTGGGGATATTAAGAATGATTGCAGGCAGTAGTTCACTAGGGCCAATCACAGAACCATGCGCAAAGACTCAaatcaagtccatggtccccacctggagtggGGAGCTTCTCAATGATTggggcagcgctgcaggtgtctctccctctgtgtctcccaatGCCTCTCTCTGCACCACACCttctatatattaaaagaaaaactcaCCGGGAACTGTGGAGTTGGTTAGTGATCACTATGCTCTAGTGATAACTCTAGTTTGCTTGGGGTATTCCAGGGCGGGTACAGTGGCTGGAGGGTCGGACTTCTTGGTGACCTGAAGTTcacacatatttttaatattgCCAGGTGTATAATGCGCAGAGACCTCCTTCCAATTTAGCAGATGGCATTTCCTTTTAATgatggtttctttcactgtgtACAGTTTCTTTTTCAATTAATTTAGTTTATATATAATTTGCTtcagttgcttttgttgttgaatCCACAAATACATCAGTAACActaaggttatttctgggctttcagttctgttcgtgtgtgtgtgtgtgtgtgtgtgtgtgtgtgtgtgtgtgtgtgtttctgtatcATGCTATTTTGATGAGCATAGTTTTGTATAGTTGGAAATACAGGACATGATGCTACATTCATCTCAGGGTTACTTTGGCCatgtgaaattttttttaatttgttttatatttattcccttttgttgcccttgttttattgttgcagttattattgttatttatgttgttgttgttggataggacagagagaaatggagaggagggaaagacagagagctggagagaaagacacctgcagacctgcttcaccacctgtgaagcgactaccctgcaggtggggaaccgggggctcgaactgggatccttaggccagtccttgcgctttgcgccacgtgcacttaacccgctgcgctaccgtccgactccagTGAAATCTTCTTGATTGATTCTATACATAGTTTaggaattttctatttttttttaaatgccattaTGTGGGATCGTGATAGGGATTGCATTCAACCTGTAAATTGCCTTAGGTAAAATAGCCATTTTCAATGATGTTaaatcttccaatccatgagtatgagatgtctttccatttttttctttacgaATATCTTACAcatttcagtatacatgtctccCACCTTCTTGGTTAAGTGTCTCCCTAATGCAGTctgggataaagcattggactttcaagtatgatgtcctgagttcaacccccagcatgcaTGTGCCAGAGGACCTGGttctggttttttttattattattattattttttttttgcctccagggttattatcactggaacttggtgccaacactacgaatccactgctcctggaggttatttatttttttttgcattttgttgcccttgttgtggttgttattgttgttacagctgctgttgttggacaggacagagagaaaacaagaaggggagacagagacccgcttcaccgcttgtgaaaccacccccccccccgcaggtggggagctggggctcgaagcgggatccttatgccggtccttgcatttaacctgctgtgctactgcccagccccatttttattcttttaattatctttttttaaatttaatttagatACAGTCAAAAatcgagaaggggagatagagaggtagagaggcagagaccaccagcagcactgcttcacccgcAAGACTTTCAcccacaagtggggaccatgcactaccacccggcctggCCCCATGACCTGGTTCTCTGtcaccaattaataaataaaagattacttAACAGAACTGTTATTTCATAAATAgaattttcttaaatttctttagtaGTTCCTCAAATCAAAGCTTTTCTAACTATCAGTAAAACAAAGGACTGTTCTACAACCAATGGTCATTTGGGATAGAATGAGCAGCAaggttatcttttttctttttcttagaatTTATTCGTTCATGAAAaaggtgaagagagaaagaaccagacatcactctggtacatgtactgctggggcttgaactcgggacctcatggttgagaatccagtgctttatccactgcatcacctcctggaccatcttgggttatctttttattttacatttcacTAGGGGAAAATTTGTATAAGACAGCTGTCATTAGTGaacacactttcttttcttttttgttccaaGGTTATCAGTGGGATTTGGtgctaacactacaaatccactgctcctgtggccattttttcaattttttcccccttcttttggataggacagaaagaaatgagaggggaggggaggggtgatagacacctgcagacctggtccactgcttgtgaagtaacccgcccccccctccccgcagatgGAGcgtgtgggctcgaactgggatccttgtgcagttccttgcacttcacactatgtgcgcttaatccactgcgccgaTACTCAGCCCCCAATGAGTACACTTATCTTCCCACGCTCCGTTCAGCACACCACAGCGTCACAAGAaatccttcaccatcatgcaccaggtcaTCAAGACCTCTCAGCTCCTCCCCACCTTTCCCCACATTCCTGCCCTAACTCCTGGGCTTTGCTGTGACAGAGGTCACCCAGTCCATGTGTTCCCATGTTTTTCCTTGTTACCAGGGCTATCTTGATCATTCACCTTCCTGTGAAAAGCTGAATTACACTCATGCTTATTATAGCCTAATGGAAATCGCTTTGTGACCTTTAGAAAAGGCTGGAGACCATCAAAGGGGAAAAGTTTGAGAAGCTTCAGCCTGTAGCAAGTAGGGTAATAGCGATAGTTTCTGAGGAAAACATGTAAGATGAATCCTTGCTCGGTTAAGCTATCTTATTTTCATTATCTGTTTTCAGGTGATAACACCTAGTACCAATGAATGAAGAACTGGCCCATTTACAAGGATCTAGTAAGAATTTTAAGAAATAGCTCATTGTATTATCTCAGAAGCATGCCGGCTCTCTAGACTGAAATGGGGACAGGATGCAGAAATGGCTGAGGCTTATCAGGAGGAGTAGTAATACAGTATGACTGGCATTCTATTGTAAAATCAAACACCTAGCCCTATCGGAGATAACTATTGGGTCAATGCCTACAATAATGTATCTGCTTCATTATAGTACACTGAATGAACTTTGTTTTGGGAAGTGTAGTCAGAAGGATGGTTTTTCCAAGCTCATTTCTGGTATGATAACATATCATACTGTCTTCTTCACCACTGGCATGCAGATTCATAGGAATTTTAATATATGAGAACAGGATTCTTCTACAGATGGTCCTGTAGTAGGGGAGACAATCAGAACAAGACTGCCAAGTCCTAGCCCTCCTACTCCAAGCTTGTGCAATTAGATACATAGAATGAGAATTTTCCCAGGTGCAAGGGGCCATGTCCTAGGAGAAATCATTTTACTGGAAACTATAGTGGCTCCATGCAAAATGATATTTTAGTAGTAATGGTAGCTTATTTACTTCAGACATACAAGTCCCACACTCCACCATGTAAACTTTTCCCAGCAGCTCCAACAAAAATTTTTGGGAGCTAAGCACTATATTCCtattaagagaaattgagagagcaggagacagaggcacctgcagcgctACTTCACAGCTCGTCAaagtttccctcctacaggtggggaccagggggttgaacccagctccttgcacacaaTAAAGTGtgcatgcactcaactaggtacaccactacaCGGCCCTATTATTCCCATTTTTAAAACATGGAAGATGTGACTTGGCTAGGACCATAAACACAGATCCTGTATCATTCCTAACTGTCTAGTCTGAATGCTCTGATTCAAATATTctatttagtggtccaggaggtggcgcagtggataaagcatcagactctgaagcatgaggtcctgagttcaatccctggcagcacatgtaccagagtaatgtctggttctttatctctctctccttctctcttcatgaataaataaataaaatcttttaaaaaaaaaacaaatattctaTTTAAGTCCCTATTATATTAAGTCCCTGGGCTAACTAGAATTATAACAAAATGTTACCCTAAGTTTTAAATCTCGACTATAAAATACAGAGTTGTTAGTACTTTCACTTCAGGTTATGTTGGGTGGGAGAACCAGAGATGGatatagtgggggtgggggaagatgggaagacagattcAGCAATCCAAGAGAGAACATTATAAACTTGCAAACACTGAGGAAACTTTACCAAGTGATTGTCCCTTTTAAAAAGTTGGTGTTGGGGGTGGAGACAAcgacagtggcacaccgggttaagtgcacacagtacaaagcttaaggataccagttcgagcccctggctccccatctgcggggggagggggggatgtcacttcacaagcagtgaaacaggtctgcaggtgtctttctccctatctccccttctttcaatttctctttgttctatccaaaaaaaaaaaaagactgccaggaccagtggattcatagtgctggcagttcaagcccccggctccccacctgcagggtagatgatgcttcacaaccagtgaaggtggtctgcaggtatctgtctttcccactatctcctcctcctcctcctctctctcaatttctccctgtcctagacaataaaatggggggggggggagtggccaccaggagtagtagatttgtagtgccagcaccaagccccagtgaaaaacctgaagacaaaaaataagataaagtaaaaaGTTGGTCATGCAGGTAACAGACTAATGACTGAGGcacaaaaatcccaggttcaatccccagcaccaccacaaaccagaactgaatagtgttctgatcaaaagaaaggaaaaaaaaaaaaaagagagggagtaaAACATCATGTGTGGTACCAAGGATGGAggcctactgcaccacctcccactgTCACCCCTGCCTTACCCCTTAATGCAGAAACCTCtttagaaaaagataaaagacagATTAACGCATTATCTTTTCACTTGGAAAATGTGGAGCATTATTATTCTACATAATCTGTATGTACATAGAAAAGAACCTtgccttccctaggcagatgacctcaccaatgtgtcctggaactccacctcccctactagagaaagacaaaaacatgctgggagtatggatcaacctgtcaatgcccatgtcagagagacaattacagaagccagacctcccaccttctgtaccccataaagatctttggtccatactccccgagggataaagaacagggaagcttctagtggaggggatgggatgcggaactctggtggtgggaactgtacctctcttctcccacaatcctgtcaatcattaaatcactaataaataagaaaagaatattACCTATATATAAAAAAGCAACCAAGCATTATGGTGCAAAGAAAAGTTTATTTCAAAACAGTAGCTTCTTTATATTGAAGCACTGGCAAATATTAAATACTCACAGAAATTTCTTAGAATATCAAAATATGTATGTGAGGCAAAATTTCTGAATTTCACTTAGTGGCAGGAATTTTAAACCATATCATTAAAAACCATGTATATTAATCTGTGTTAAGTCACAGTTCAAATTTAGGCTGAATAAACCAAACCATGTAAATTATATCTGCTAATACTTAGAACATTGCACATATTTTCAATaacttaaaaatgaatgaatgcgtGCCCTTCCCAGTTCCTTATGCCTCCAGGAAGTAAACATTTTAATGAAGTTTAAATAATCCAAATATTTACTAACAGTTAAGAGATTCTGGCATTAATTATAGCTGAGCTTCACAGATACAAAAATCATGAAGATTCCTAAGTATTCTAAAATGATCATTTAAATAGCAGTTTCTTATAAGTCATGGATGAGAAAAGTATGCTCTCATGACACCTCAGGTGTATCATGTATAGTGTACATAAAGTTCAACAGAATAACATTCACACCAAAGATAACTTATGGAAACTTCTCTTGCATATTCAGTGTTATTTTggccaatatttaaaaaatttaaactccATTATGCAGATATTCATAGATTAACTTAGCaacaattcatttttattatggtATATTCTGGTTTTTACTCAGAGATTCAACTCAATAATTTGAAACTTCCCTATTGAAAACTACATTTTCTTGGTCAGCACTTGGTGGCACTAAGGTAGCTGTCATGGTCCTCGACTCCCCTTTACAGGAGTGCACTGGGATTGCAGCAGTGAACTGTGACACTGGAATTGCAGCAGTGAACTGTGGCACTGGAATTGCAGTAGTGAACTGTGGCTGATTCTACTCAAATCACTTTTTGCTCAAGCCTATGtccaatattaaatatttaactcCAACAACTGGTTACACCAAAGCTGCCCAATCATCTAATAAATGATCAATGAAAACAAATGACAACAATGGTAAGCCCACTGCTGTCATTAGAAATTTCAAACTGTATCATATccaagagtatatatatatatatataaaacatttgtACAGATAAATTagtgtttaaaaattttaaactcaTACCTACAAATGTCCTTTCTTCTGAACCTGTATACTGTGTTCTCAAACTAGAAACCTAGACATCTTAGCTACACAGTTAAAAACATTTTATGCCAAAATACATGTATTGTGGAAATTTCAGACctcataaaagcaaaacaaacttgagtgcttttgttattgtttaaCCCTCTAACTAGATTTTAAAAAACCACTGAATATTAAtgtcaggtttttgctattagtaTTGACTTCTACAAGCCAAACTTAGCCCCAATAAGGCAACAGCTGAACCAAGATAGTCCTCCTCAGCTTAGTGTCTGTTaggaactggaagcattttcaatTAAGGCCTTCATTTTCCCTGTAGATCTCAACATGTGTGGTCcaaactggaaaaaaagaaaaaaaaaaaacaaacagatattGTTTCATGTAACAATAATGATCTGTCCTCCTCCCAGTCTTGAATCAAAAGGCTGGGCATACTCAGGTATTATCTTGGTTAGGAAGACTAGAAACTGAATGTAATGGGCATTGGGAAAGACGGCAGAAGAGATTTCACCAAACCAAGGTCGGATACTGGTGTGCAATCCTCTCAAGGAACAATATAAtaaactttataataaacattacaaatacataaagtttccTATACACATGATATATCAACAGAATGAATGACAAACTGGTAACCAGGTTAATTCCTCTcagtctgattttattttttctgagtaAAAGAAAGCAGTTTATAATGTGTTCAGTGTCTAAGGGTGCTAGAATGGATGTCTAAGATACCAATTTGGAATGGATAAGCtcatgccctcccccaccaataaCATTAACCTGAACACAGGGAATGTATAAATTAACTTTTCTTAGTTTCCTTGAAATCCTGCAATGCTGAGATCAAACCTCACCTTCTACAGAAGATTTTCACAGGGTACTGAAAGTAAGTTTCTCTATTTTGAATGTCTATATCACAACATTCATAGTGTCGTAATATATCATAATGAGTTTAACTTCATTatcctaaagtaaataaataaataaataaagcaacatTGAAgatgataggggccaggtggtggcacacttgttgtTGCAATGTTGCAATACACAAGGAACCAGATTCcagcctctggttcccatctgtagggggaagcttcataaatggtgaagcagtgctacaggtgtctatcgcCCCATCCCCTCTAAAAAATCTGTTTctatataataaatgaataaatacaacattagaaaaaacattttatggaggtgataaataataaaaccagggttaatttttgtttccttgCTTGTGCTGCTTTATTAATTTCCAATTTCTAAGTGAACCATTAACTCTGGTTTGAAACCTGACCTACTGGTGCTAATCCTACGGTGCAGTGCGTCCTTTTGAAGCTTACCGAGGATGTTGCTAAATAACTACTGTCTAGGCCCTTGGTGATAGGGTGAATTGCTGTGTTGTACTAGGAAAGAAGCCtgtcctagggagtcgggcagtagcgcagcaggttaagtgcacatggtgctaagagcaaggaccaccataaggatctcggttcaagcccccggctccccacctgcaggggagtcgcttcacagatggtgaagcaggtctgcaggtgtctatttttctctccccctctgtcttcccctcgtctctccatttccctctgtcctatctaacaacgacaacatcaataacaaccacaataactacaacaataaaaaaaaaaaaaaaaagactacttttataaaaaaaaaaaaaaaaagaagaaaaagcctgGCCTAATACTTACCAGCAGTGTTTCTGATGTGGTCTCTGGTTCAGACTTTgaaattcctttttctatttcaCCTTGGCTATCACTTCGATACCGATAAGCAAATTTCTTTTTCAGAGCTTCTGCTATGAGAGTAGCAGGGTCAGCAGCATCTACTGGTTTGGGCTTTGTGTCTTGCTCTGACCTAAGAGTAATGAACATTAGCCAAAGGGGCATTTTAATAAGCTGACATGCCTCAGGAAAAGTAATTCATATGCCTTATACATGCTTGACATTTCTCTAACATTAGAGAATGACAGTGTATGAATAGCAATGAGATGTTTACCCTAGAATATGACTCATGTATAACTACTCAACTGTTTAAAAACACTGACTATACACTCCTTCAGGGAGTTATCActctatttttttcaaaaagtccAGTGACTGCCATAGTTGGTATACtacataatatttttattgaatgCATGGGCAATAAAATACATGGGAAACATTTAAGcacgatgtgtgtgtgtgtgtgtgtgtgtgtgtgataataaCTTGGAAATATCTGCTTTGGCAATCTCTTAGTTTAACTATTTATAAGAGCCACTAatgcttatatttttaaaaactaaaaacctATGATAGTCATGTTATATAACTAAATTCTTGAAGCCGGGACGGTGGCTTACTGGTAGAACGCAGGACGTAAACTTGTACAGCCAGTTTCAATCCTAACACGACATGTACCAAAGCGAGTTGTGTTCTGGTCTCTCAcattaagtaaataattttttttcttaatcttaaaaaaaaaaaaatatgagaaaaaaagatGCCCTTACCTCTTCACTGACCGGAGTTTTACACTGTTCATATCTTTAAGGATCTCTAGCATATTTGGCATCTCCTGTTTCGTTGGACTGCTCTTGACCAAAATTTTCCCTGTACTCGCTTTCCTCTCTCTTCGTTCTTTTATCAGGTCAATAGCAGATACACTTTGGTGGGATCCtggtggaggggggagaggagggggagggggagggggagggggagggggaggcggagGGAGAGGAGGTTGTTCGATAGAAGCTGGCAATGTGGTAACAGGTGTTGTAGAATCTGAAtcacctacagaaggaaaaggTCAATTTAATGTCAATGgtcacaagtaaataaaatattcctgaaagcaaaatGATATTCAGGACTTGCATATTTGAAAACAATACTCTACAAAGAATCTCAAGTAAGTAAAAAGGGAGTTTCAGTTACTCAGTTAGAATCTAAATACCGGAATCTCAGTCATTTAATCACAAACTATCTAGATGAGAAAGTTCTGTTTAATGTAACacaggctttttgtttgtttgtttttgtgatatCAAATGTTCACATCTGACTATGGCACAGATTCTCACTActtttaaatgaaatataaagCAGTCTGTATTgcataattatattttttatttattgagattgacatatagagagagagaaagcgtgaaagacagagacaccagagcactgctagctctggcttatggttcttcttctagcgtttgtccttcttccgtagccagtcaacagcgtcaggttgagcctgatgtaaagtttcgagacctcctttgaatctggagaggtggcagtcgttgactatgtgggtcatagtctgtctggagccgcaggggcaattcgggtcgtctctggctccccagcgatggaacatagcggtgcaccggccatggcctgttcgatagtgattgaggagggcccaatcataacgtgctaggtcaaagccgggttgacgcttgcaggggtctgtgatgaagtgtttattctttacctcagctgactgccaactctgtttccaagagtctggaacagagaagttcagtgtaggcgtaggggaccagattgggtgacgagacgtcaagcgctggacagggtgggcgaagatatccgcgtatattggcaggtccggtcggtcGAGCGttgatgtgggaaatgaacttagatgataccgcatcccgacgaatatctggcggggcgatgttgctaagaactggcagccatggaaccggggtggaacggatggttccagaaatgatcctcatggagcaatataatttggaatcgaccaagtggacatgggggctacggaaccatcctggggcacagtattctgcagtggaatagcataatgccagagatgatgatcgtagtgtggaagcgctcgcgccccatgaggagctggccagtcttgcaatgatgtgattcctcgtgctcacctttgctgcagtttttatgagatgttcgtgaaatgacagagtgcgatcgagagtaacgccaagatagactggctgggcttcatgccggattctcgtatcaccaagctgcacattaagctcacgcgaggccgaggcatggtgtagatggaaaacagacgacaccgtttttgcagtgctagggattagtcgccattttttacagtaatcagatatcagagacatgtctttcgtgagtgtttccttgaggatgtcgaactgtgatgcctgagttgcacagcagatgtcatcggcgtagatgaacttccttgaaaaaGTTTCTTacggcttatggtgatgctggggattgaacctgaaacctcacagCCTCACGCATGAAAAATATGGTtactatataaccattatgctctctccccagcccaaataaCTATCTTTAATATGTACTGCTTGACAATTTAGTATTATAACTAGTTGAAACAAAtgtatttaacatatatatacatatatatgtattttatcagaacactgctcagctctggcttatgatggtgtggggtctgaacctggagccttggaacctcaggcatgagatctctttgcataaccattatgctatctcccccacctggtctgtttttagtatatttacaaagcaaactttttttctaagatagaggatgagagatagagagggagagagacagaggagccgcaccgcagcactgctccatttgtgaagcttccccttttcaCGGTGCTTCCCTATGGTGAGTGgggccttaaacccaggtcctagcactctgttaggtgagctgtctccacaCCCCCAACTCCCGTGTAAGACTTATCAAGCGTAAACAACCTGCTTTGAGGGGCCAGGAGTGACTTCATCTGGGAGCCCATACACCTCATCATGCACAAGTTCTAGGTTTCAGACTCGGAAACCACACGGAAGCCCCATGGATGGTTGGgtggtgcagtggtgtctctcctcttcgcTCCCCCCCCCCTCTATGTTATAAAGTAACAGAAAACTATTTTGGCCCCGTGTTGCCCCCAGAGTGGTATCATGC
Proteins encoded in this window:
- the MTFR1 gene encoding mitochondrial fission regulator 1, whose amino-acid sequence is MLDWIKRLIRMVFQPVGVSMQSVLWSGKPYGSSRSIVRKIGTNLSLIQCPRVQFQLTSPTTEWSPSYLGEDAVVSFADVGWVAKGGGRDCSMRQRVEVTSRQPRHQDDLLFFEKPPGRQFSLPTLSPEEPQAKTEPLANEEALQKICALENELAALRAQIAKIVTLQEQQHLPAGDSDSTTPVTTLPASIEQPPLPPPPPPPPPPPPPPLPPPPGSHQSVSAIDLIKERRERKASTGKILVKSSPTKQEMPNMLEILKDMNSVKLRSVKRSEQDTKPKPVDAADPATLIAEALKKKFAYRYRSDSQGEIEKGISKSEPETTSETLLFGPHMLRSTGKMKALIENASSS